The following coding sequences are from one Campylobacter sp. RM16187 window:
- a CDS encoding cory-CC-star protein: MIEKIKSFLDGLDEYYQAPYRSALTKSYQEENDFFMLMAFAESLGVQNPASFYTMELLPFLLEEFHAWHKRMGMQHSPIEHFGCC, from the coding sequence ATGATAGAGAAAATAAAATCTTTTTTAGATGGGCTTGATGAATACTATCAAGCCCCTTATAGAAGCGCGCTAACAAAGAGTTATCAAGAAGAAAATGATTTTTTTATGCTGATGGCTTTTGCTGAAAGCCTTGGTGTGCAAAACCCTGCAAGCTTTTACACAATGGAGCTTTTGCCATTTTTACTAGAAGAATTTCACGCATGGCATAAAAGAATGGGCATGCAACACTCCCCGATAGAGCATTTCGGATGTTGCTAG
- a CDS encoding ArsA family ATPase, with protein MLLESITPIIFVGGKGGVGKTTISSSIASKLANLGKKTLIISTDPAHSLSDALSVKLSDKIVNVSSNLDALELNPDEIANEHFKNIEETLKGYAKPEMFPKIKEHLELSKETPGAQEAALLEKICSLLVERKNYEHIIFDTAPTGHTIRLLAMPSVMSAWTEGLMKHQKKRDEVAEAAKVFWKNKPEYEFNPFTPSKEMRWKKAVAKLEERKSLFLRANEILQDINLTSIYLVMIPEALPLYETLRAHETLKKFSINVGGIFINQIIPKEQNSDFWQNRVNRQIEILSQLNKNLPNTKKIQVKLSSKDLRGIEELKNINFEF; from the coding sequence ATGTTGCTAGAATCTATCACACCTATAATCTTTGTCGGCGGAAAAGGTGGCGTGGGCAAAACCACCATATCATCATCTATAGCTTCAAAACTAGCAAATTTAGGCAAAAAAACTCTAATCATATCAACAGATCCGGCCCATAGCCTATCTGACGCACTAAGCGTAAAACTTAGCGACAAAATAGTAAATGTAAGCTCAAATTTAGACGCTCTTGAGCTAAATCCTGATGAAATAGCAAATGAACACTTTAAAAATATAGAGGAGACTCTAAAGGGCTACGCAAAGCCGGAGATGTTTCCTAAAATAAAAGAGCATTTAGAGCTATCAAAAGAGACTCCAGGCGCACAAGAAGCGGCTCTTTTAGAAAAAATTTGCTCTCTTTTAGTTGAACGAAAAAATTATGAGCATATAATCTTTGATACTGCGCCTACGGGGCATACAATTAGACTTTTAGCTATGCCTAGCGTAATGTCGGCTTGGACCGAAGGACTAATGAAGCATCAAAAAAAGCGCGACGAGGTAGCTGAAGCGGCAAAAGTATTTTGGAAAAATAAACCCGAATATGAATTTAACCCATTTACCCCAAGCAAAGAAATGAGATGGAAAAAAGCCGTAGCAAAGCTAGAAGAGAGAAAAAGCCTATTTTTAAGAGCAAATGAAATTTTACAAGATATAAATTTAACATCAATATATCTTGTGATGATACCGGAAGCATTGCCACTTTATGAGACTTTAAGAGCTCACGAGACTCTTAAAAAATTTTCTATCAATGTGGGTGGAATTTTTATAAATCAAATAATACCAAAAGAACAAAATAGCGATTTTTGGCAAAATAGAGTTAATAGACAGATTGAAATTTTATCTCAATTAAATAAAAATCTTCCGAATACAAAAAAAATACAAGTAAAGCTAAGTTCAAAAGATTTAAGAGGCATAGAAGAGCTTAAAAATATAAATTTTGAATTTTAA
- a CDS encoding rhodanese-like domain-containing protein codes for MRLKFVGAIALGAALLLTGCATGTSTMSSSVAAQAIATKPTEAVQSLINKHKLEVVDYKYTRSKLGSGMRGATEALFIDARPDRHYNAGTIPSSIQIHDTDFKDHVKRIDGTPKDKEIIVFCQGWDCAKSPKVAAMLKEAGYKNVKLYQAGYPEWSKKDYIEVSTSVVKNAFDANGALLIDARPYAKFLAESIPGAISINDTDIPTLMGRFPTDKNTPVITFCQGYDCKKSHVVAQKLVSLGYTKVSNYSAGLPAWKQAGLKTTKGGEEKAAIGGAVTKLSKPFMGPIKKGLDEGSVDGAWFVENYKKLPAGVTIVDVRRSEERAAGFVPGSLHISIEENDTKAFLSKLPDTYVIFHCSAGGRSLEAYGKAKKGGFEKGLYIDATVKCKGKECTFTPNEPLDPTDW; via the coding sequence ATGCGTTTAAAATTTGTTGGTGCTATTGCACTCGGTGCGGCTTTATTATTAACCGGTTGCGCAACTGGCACATCGACTATGTCATCTTCTGTAGCCGCACAAGCTATAGCGACTAAGCCTACAGAGGCTGTTCAATCTTTAATAAACAAGCATAAGCTTGAAGTAGTTGATTATAAATATACTAGAAGCAAACTAGGTAGCGGTATGAGAGGTGCGACCGAGGCTTTGTTTATAGATGCAAGACCTGACAGGCACTATAACGCTGGAACAATACCTTCTAGTATTCAAATTCACGATACGGACTTTAAAGATCACGTAAAGAGAATAGATGGCACTCCAAAAGATAAAGAGATAATAGTATTTTGCCAAGGCTGGGATTGCGCAAAGAGTCCTAAAGTAGCGGCGATGTTAAAAGAGGCTGGATACAAAAATGTAAAACTGTATCAAGCAGGCTATCCTGAGTGGTCCAAAAAAGACTATATAGAAGTTAGTACGTCTGTCGTTAAAAACGCATTTGATGCCAACGGAGCACTGTTGATAGATGCTAGACCTTATGCTAAATTTTTAGCCGAGTCTATACCTGGAGCTATATCTATAAATGACACAGACATCCCTACTCTTATGGGACGTTTTCCAACAGATAAGAATACTCCTGTAATAACATTTTGCCAAGGATATGACTGCAAAAAATCTCATGTAGTGGCTCAAAAACTGGTTTCGCTAGGTTATACAAAAGTTTCTAACTACTCAGCTGGTCTTCCTGCATGGAAGCAAGCTGGGTTAAAGACTACTAAAGGCGGAGAGGAGAAAGCCGCTATAGGCGGAGCTGTAACAAAATTAAGTAAACCGTTTATGGGGCCTATTAAAAAAGGACTAGATGAGGGTTCTGTAGACGGCGCTTGGTTTGTGGAAAACTATAAAAAACTTCCGGCCGGCGTAACAATAGTTGACGTAAGAAGAAGCGAAGAGAGAGCTGCTGGATTTGTACCCGGCTCTTTACATATATCTATTGAAGAGAATGATACAAAGGCATTTTTGTCTAAACTTCCAGACACATATGTGATATTCCACTGCTCTGCAGGTGGACGCTCTCTTGAAGCTTATGGAAAGGCTAAAAAAGGAGGCTTTGAAAAAGGCCTATATATCGATGCGACAGTAAAATGCAAAGGTAAAGAATGTACATTTACTCCAAACGAGCCATTAGATCCAACTGACTGGTAA
- a CDS encoding NAD(P)/FAD-dependent oxidoreductase — protein sequence MDSNKIIDEVLEELEKEGHKISRRDAMKLIAMSPVAAGVFANTVAPTNAEASSATGKIVIVGGGLSGIATAAKLCKKLKNPDVTIVEPNPISVSYQAGQTLIAAGVYKKDDIIYQTKDYMPKDAKWIQKAAKNFDPDNNKVILEDGSEVLYDYLVVAMGVTLNYGAIEGLEGEITTLGNSDVVRKKIGKNGVYSLYFADGSVDTYEGIQDIIKQAKEIKGGEKLQLIFTDSPTAIKCGGAPKKIMYIAHDLIKKAGVRDKVEMLFYTNSDKLFSVPEYAEAIEKQYKERDFKWDFKTRLVAVDTENRVATLEKTWMEKGEWDKDLEEYEMIKKTERITKKFDFLHIVPPQKAPDAVGKSPLGSPASWVPAHKETLQHIKYPNVFVIGDCAAVPLGKTGGSARKQYHVVVDNLIAVMEKKDKLPAAYDGYTVCPFITSIGTVMFAEFDWSGKPAPSFPLDPTQERWLMWLLKVYLMKPMIYHGMLPGRI from the coding sequence ATGGACTCAAACAAGATTATTGATGAGGTTCTTGAAGAACTTGAGAAAGAGGGTCATAAGATAAGTCGTCGTGATGCGATGAAACTTATAGCGATGTCCCCTGTAGCTGCTGGTGTGTTTGCAAATACGGTAGCCCCTACAAATGCCGAAGCTTCTTCTGCAACAGGTAAAATCGTAATAGTTGGAGGTGGATTGTCAGGAATTGCTACGGCTGCAAAGCTTTGCAAAAAGCTAAAGAATCCAGACGTAACTATTGTAGAGCCTAATCCTATTTCGGTATCTTATCAAGCTGGACAGACTCTTATCGCCGCAGGTGTTTATAAGAAAGACGATATTATATATCAGACAAAAGATTATATGCCAAAAGACGCTAAGTGGATACAAAAAGCCGCTAAAAATTTTGATCCGGATAACAACAAAGTAATTTTAGAAGATGGAAGTGAAGTTTTATACGACTATCTTGTTGTGGCTATGGGCGTTACTCTTAACTACGGTGCTATTGAAGGATTGGAAGGTGAGATAACAACCCTAGGCAATAGCGATGTCGTTCGCAAAAAAATAGGTAAAAATGGCGTATATTCTCTTTATTTTGCAGATGGTTCCGTGGATACTTATGAAGGAATCCAAGATATCATAAAACAAGCCAAAGAAATAAAAGGAGGCGAGAAGCTGCAGCTTATATTTACAGACTCTCCTACAGCCATTAAATGCGGTGGCGCTCCTAAAAAAATAATGTATATCGCTCACGATCTAATAAAAAAAGCTGGAGTTAGAGATAAGGTAGAGATGCTATTTTATACGAATAGCGATAAATTATTTAGCGTTCCAGAATATGCCGAGGCCATTGAAAAACAATATAAAGAGCGTGATTTTAAGTGGGATTTTAAAACAAGGCTTGTTGCCGTTGATACTGAAAATAGAGTTGCAACTCTTGAAAAAACTTGGATGGAAAAGGGTGAGTGGGATAAAGATTTAGAAGAGTATGAGATGATCAAAAAAACTGAGAGAATCACTAAGAAATTTGATTTCCTACATATAGTACCGCCTCAAAAAGCCCCCGATGCGGTAGGCAAATCTCCACTAGGTTCACCTGCTAGTTGGGTTCCTGCCCATAAAGAGACGCTTCAGCATATAAAATATCCCAATGTGTTTGTGATAGGAGATTGCGCTGCCGTTCCTTTAGGAAAGACAGGTGGAAGCGCTAGAAAACAATACCATGTTGTTGTTGATAATCTAATAGCTGTAATGGAGAAAAAAGATAAACTGCCTGCAGCTTATGACGGATACACTGTTTGTCCGTTTATAACAAGCATAGGCACTGTTATGTTTGCGGAATTTGACTGGTCTGGCAAGCCTGCGCCTTCATTCCCGCTTGATCCTACGCAGGAGCGTTGGCTAATGTGGTTACTTAAAGTTTACCTAATGAAACCAATGATATATCACGGAATGCTTCCGGGAAGAATTTAA
- the abc-f gene encoding ribosomal protection-like ABC-F family protein, which yields MALVDLIDVSKKFGPNEILNQVNFSVNEREIIAIIGKNGSGKSTLMKLVAGSYEPDVGRRVVQNGIKVEMLAQNPNFSEGASVKETLNLELKEIFDAREEYAAVLEKLANRPNDKELHARQDELIKFIEAKDGWQIERKIEQVLVEFKLKEYEDRAVCSLSGGEIRRVALGALILKKPDVLLLDEPTNHLDVYMVRFLEEMLKSSKQTIVFISHDRYFIDALATRSVEVEDGKLRSFEGGYANYLAKKEEILLSLAKSHETLLKQLKSEEEWLRRGVKARLKRNEGRKERVMQMREEAKKNPGVIRRVRLELERASKNFNQTHSTNRKKMLFEIKNLSKSVGSKVLFEKFDTRVLQGERIAIVGRNGSGKSTLLKILLGLDKPSGGEIKRGDVRIGYFDQARSALSDEKSLIEVFCPNGGDRVQVRGKNMHVYGYLKNFLFPKEFLDKPIGVLSGGEKNRVALALLFTGEYDVLVLDEPTNDLDIATINILEDYLQSFEGAILLVSHDRYFVDKISSKLWAFEGTKIEVVHQEYSVYLELEDELNELDKFEAQMSADSENLAEKQKSKSRKLSYKENQILQNHPDKIAALEAQISKLNEGLSDPNAYQKIGLTKLYEELEAAKKELKILEEEYFEVLEIAENLDS from the coding sequence GTGGCGTTAGTCGATCTAATAGATGTAAGTAAAAAATTTGGTCCAAACGAGATATTAAATCAGGTAAATTTTAGCGTAAATGAGCGCGAGATAATCGCTATCATAGGTAAAAACGGAAGCGGAAAAAGCACGCTAATGAAGCTTGTGGCAGGAAGCTATGAGCCTGATGTCGGCAGGCGCGTAGTGCAAAACGGCATAAAGGTTGAGATGCTCGCGCAAAATCCAAATTTCAGCGAAGGCGCAAGCGTAAAAGAGACGCTAAATTTAGAGCTTAAGGAGATATTTGACGCTAGAGAGGAATATGCAGCGGTTCTTGAAAAGCTTGCAAATAGACCAAATGACAAAGAGCTTCATGCTAGACAAGATGAGCTTATAAAATTTATCGAGGCAAAAGACGGCTGGCAGATTGAGCGAAAGATCGAGCAGGTTTTGGTCGAATTTAAGTTAAAAGAGTATGAGGATAGGGCGGTTTGTAGCCTTAGCGGTGGCGAAATTCGGCGTGTGGCACTCGGTGCGCTCATACTTAAAAAGCCCGATGTGCTATTGCTTGATGAACCGACAAACCACCTTGATGTCTATATGGTGCGCTTTCTTGAAGAGATGCTTAAAAGCTCGAAGCAAACCATTGTATTTATAAGCCATGATCGCTATTTTATCGACGCTTTGGCGACTAGGAGTGTTGAAGTTGAAGATGGCAAGCTTCGTAGTTTTGAGGGCGGATATGCTAACTACTTAGCCAAAAAAGAGGAAATTTTACTCTCTTTGGCCAAATCTCACGAGACCTTGCTAAAACAGCTTAAAAGCGAAGAGGAGTGGTTAAGGCGAGGTGTCAAAGCAAGGCTAAAGCGCAACGAAGGGCGCAAAGAGCGCGTAATGCAGATGCGTGAGGAGGCTAAGAAAAATCCGGGCGTCATACGAAGAGTAAGACTTGAGCTTGAGCGCGCAAGCAAAAATTTCAACCAAACTCACTCGACAAACCGCAAGAAAATGCTGTTTGAGATTAAAAATTTAAGCAAGAGCGTTGGCAGTAAGGTGCTGTTTGAAAAATTTGATACGCGAGTTTTGCAAGGCGAGCGTATCGCCATAGTCGGGCGAAACGGAAGCGGTAAGAGCACCTTGCTAAAAATTTTGCTTGGACTTGATAAACCAAGCGGCGGCGAGATAAAGCGCGGTGATGTTAGGATCGGCTACTTTGATCAGGCAAGAAGTGCTCTAAGCGATGAAAAGAGCCTGATCGAAGTCTTTTGCCCAAACGGTGGCGATAGAGTGCAGGTGCGCGGGAAAAATATGCACGTTTACGGCTATCTTAAAAATTTTTTGTTTCCAAAGGAGTTTTTGGATAAGCCTATCGGCGTGCTAAGCGGCGGCGAGAAAAACCGCGTCGCGTTAGCGCTACTTTTTACAGGCGAATATGATGTGCTCGTGCTTGATGAGCCGACAAACGACCTTGATATAGCTACTATAAATATCTTAGAAGACTACTTGCAAAGCTTTGAAGGCGCTATCTTGCTAGTTAGTCACGATAGGTATTTTGTGGATAAAATTTCATCCAAGCTTTGGGCTTTTGAGGGCACTAAAATCGAAGTTGTGCACCAAGAATACAGCGTCTATCTTGAGCTTGAAGACGAGCTTAACGAGCTTGATAAATTTGAAGCTCAGATGAGTGCGGATAGCGAAAATTTAGCCGAAAAACAAAAGAGTAAAAGCAGAAAACTAAGCTATAAAGAAAATCAAATTTTGCAAAATCACCCTGATAAAATCGCTGCTTTAGAGGCTCAAATTTCAAAGCTAAACGAAGGACTTAGCGATCCAAATGCCTATCAGAAAATAGGACTAACAAAGCTTTATGAAGAGCTTGAAGCGGCTAAAAAAGAGCTTAAAATTTTAGAAGAAGAGTATTTTGAAGTTTTAGAAATCGCTGAAAATTTGGATAGTTAA
- a CDS encoding sodium-dependent transporter, which translates to MEKKSFTSRWAFIIACVGSAVGMANVWGFPYKVGTNGGGAFLLIYLFFVAIFSYVGLSAEYAIGRRAKTGTLGSYEFAFNTRGLGKIGKIVGWIPLAGSMCIAIGYAVIIAYVLKALFQAVTGSLMSVDTNTWFESFALSSYSVVPFHFIVVAGTLFTLFFGAKSIEKTNKIMMPLFFILFFILAIRVAMFDGAFEGYKFIFKGDWAKLGDPMVWVAAMGQAFFSLSITGSGMIVYGAYLSKQEDVVDSAKKTAIFDTIAALVAALVMIPAVFAYKMDPAAGPGLLFVTLPKILQDMPGGQIFAIILFTAVIFGGISSLQNMFEAVAESIMHKFPNIKRAPMLIALCVICFGIGVNMEAISSWGPWMDFVSIYIIPIGAVIGAVSWFWIIKKDEIMDEINMGAAKKQGDLWYSIGRYVYVPMALTLCIIALSKQISF; encoded by the coding sequence ATGGAAAAGAAAAGTTTCACCTCTCGCTGGGCATTTATTATAGCCTGCGTCGGATCTGCCGTAGGTATGGCTAACGTATGGGGCTTCCCTTACAAGGTCGGCACAAATGGCGGTGGGGCATTTTTGCTCATATATCTATTTTTTGTTGCCATATTTTCTTATGTTGGTCTTTCTGCTGAGTATGCCATAGGAAGACGTGCTAAAACAGGCACATTAGGCTCTTACGAATTTGCATTTAATACTCGTGGACTTGGAAAAATAGGCAAGATCGTAGGCTGGATACCTCTTGCAGGATCTATGTGTATAGCAATAGGCTATGCTGTCATTATCGCTTATGTTTTAAAGGCCTTGTTTCAAGCGGTAACAGGCTCTTTAATGAGTGTTGATACAAATACATGGTTTGAATCTTTCGCGTTAAGTAGTTACTCGGTAGTTCCTTTTCACTTTATAGTTGTTGCAGGCACACTTTTTACTCTATTTTTCGGAGCTAAAAGTATAGAAAAAACAAACAAAATTATGATGCCTCTATTTTTCATACTATTTTTTATTTTGGCGATTAGAGTAGCCATGTTTGACGGTGCTTTTGAGGGGTATAAATTTATATTTAAAGGCGATTGGGCTAAGCTAGGCGATCCTATGGTTTGGGTTGCAGCGATGGGACAAGCATTTTTCTCGCTTTCTATTACGGGTTCTGGAATGATAGTTTATGGCGCTTATCTTTCTAAACAAGAGGATGTTGTAGATTCTGCTAAAAAGACGGCTATTTTTGATACTATCGCCGCACTTGTTGCAGCGCTTGTGATGATACCTGCTGTTTTTGCTTACAAAATGGATCCTGCGGCAGGACCAGGGCTACTTTTCGTAACACTTCCTAAAATTTTACAAGATATGCCTGGTGGACAAATTTTTGCCATTATTTTATTTACTGCTGTAATCTTTGGAGGCATTAGCTCTTTGCAAAATATGTTTGAAGCGGTAGCGGAATCTATCATGCACAAATTTCCAAATATTAAGCGCGCTCCTATGCTGATAGCTCTTTGTGTAATATGTTTTGGAATAGGCGTAAATATGGAGGCTATATCAAGCTGGGGGCCTTGGATGGATTTTGTCTCTATCTATATTATTCCAATCGGAGCGGTTATCGGAGCGGTATCTTGGTTTTGGATAATAAAAAAAGATGAGATTATGGATGAGATAAACATGGGCGCAGCTAAAAAGCAGGGTGATCTTTGGTATAGCATAGGTAGATATGTTTATGTGCCGATGGCTCTTACACTTTGTATAATTGCGCTTAGTAAGCAAATTTCATTTTAA
- a CDS encoding MATE family efflux transporter: MNLSLKKLALPIFLDMFLHFVTLIINTYMVTKVSIHLVGAMGAGNQVMDLFMTIFSFLSVGCSVVVAQALGAKNKNLATRIVHASITFNTIFGIVAATFLYFQGYLVLEILRVPENLLDESYSYLHILGFALFIDGMGMVLAAVLRVYNFATAVMLVSLLMNVITLIGNAIALFGWFGLPNYGLYGVGISTLIGRLAGVIVLFIILIKIAKVRIYIKMLLTLPFNILRKILSIGIPSAGENLLWMAQYMVAFGFVASMGEASLNVQTIYFQITLLILLCGASISVANEVIVGHLVGAMRFEEAYIKTFRALKLGFIATLAVVLIAYFAKDEIMNRLNLTDELKQIMLPLFTLSIILETGRTFNIVIVNALRASGDAKFPLITGAIFMWGVSLPLGYYLGIMQNMGIIGVWIGFVADEWLRGLVNTWRWKSRKWQSKRLV; encoded by the coding sequence ATGAACCTATCGCTTAAAAAGCTTGCGCTTCCCATATTTTTAGACATGTTTTTACATTTTGTAACACTTATTATAAATACATATATGGTTACAAAGGTAAGCATTCATCTAGTGGGTGCGATGGGTGCAGGAAATCAAGTCATGGATCTTTTCATGACCATATTTAGCTTTTTAAGCGTTGGTTGCTCTGTAGTAGTAGCTCAAGCCTTGGGCGCAAAGAATAAAAATTTAGCTACAAGAATAGTGCATGCAAGCATTACATTTAATACGATTTTTGGGATAGTTGCGGCTACATTTTTATATTTTCAGGGATACTTGGTGCTTGAAATATTAAGAGTGCCTGAAAATTTACTCGATGAGAGCTACAGCTACCTACATATTTTAGGTTTTGCACTATTTATCGATGGAATGGGTATGGTGCTGGCGGCTGTTTTAAGAGTGTATAATTTCGCAACAGCGGTTATGCTTGTATCGTTACTAATGAACGTTATTACGCTTATTGGAAATGCTATCGCGCTATTTGGCTGGTTTGGACTACCAAACTACGGTCTTTACGGAGTAGGAATTTCTACGCTCATAGGACGACTAGCAGGCGTTATCGTGCTATTTATAATTTTAATCAAAATAGCAAAGGTAAGAATTTATATAAAAATGCTTCTAACCCTGCCATTTAATATCCTGCGCAAAATTCTATCTATCGGGATTCCAAGTGCTGGTGAAAATCTATTATGGATGGCGCAATATATGGTCGCATTTGGCTTTGTAGCAAGCATGGGCGAGGCCAGTTTAAACGTGCAAACAATATACTTTCAAATAACTCTATTAATACTTCTATGCGGAGCCAGCATTAGCGTAGCAAATGAGGTTATCGTCGGACATTTAGTAGGCGCAATGAGATTTGAAGAGGCCTATATAAAGACTTTTAGAGCGTTAAAGCTAGGTTTTATAGCAACCTTAGCCGTTGTTTTAATAGCCTATTTTGCAAAAGATGAGATTATGAACAGGCTAAATTTAACAGACGAGCTAAAACAGATAATGCTTCCGCTATTTACACTATCGATAATTCTTGAAACAGGACGAACTTTTAACATAGTGATAGTAAATGCACTTAGAGCAAGCGGAGATGCGAAATTTCCACTAATCACGGGCGCTATATTTATGTGGGGTGTTAGCTTGCCACTTGGATACTATTTAGGAATCATGCAAAATATGGGCATAATAGGAGTCTGGATAGGATTTGTAGCCGATGAGTGGCTAAGAGGACTTGTAAATACATGGCGATGGAAGAGTAGAAAATGGCAGTCAAAACGACTTGTATAA
- a CDS encoding M48 family metallopeptidase: MAVKTTCIKFDKFDVTLNFKRIKSTRIKISKTGEISLSLPYFCTQKQVFEILNKNIEWIEKTHSKILENLPNSDEFRLLGEVYKLQFDENIKNIKIVDKEIWTPSLKRLEKYKKDEAKKIFYELIEKFRPFVGKDINRIVIRNMQTRWGSCNSRKGYINLNLNLIEKPIELIEYVVLHELTHLIYPHHKKSFYDFIASIMPNFRDLEKALNNKNL; encoded by the coding sequence ATGGCAGTCAAAACGACTTGTATAAAATTTGATAAATTTGATGTTACGCTCAATTTTAAAAGAATAAAATCAACTCGCATTAAAATTTCAAAAACAGGTGAAATTTCGCTCTCATTACCGTATTTTTGCACCCAAAAGCAGGTATTTGAAATACTGAATAAAAATATAGAGTGGATAGAAAAAACTCACTCCAAAATTTTAGAAAATTTGCCAAACAGTGATGAATTTAGGCTACTTGGTGAAGTTTATAAACTCCAATTTGATGAAAATATAAAAAACATAAAAATAGTTGATAAAGAAATTTGGACTCCGAGCTTAAAAAGGCTCGAAAAGTATAAAAAAGATGAGGCCAAAAAGATTTTTTATGAGCTGATAGAGAAATTTAGGCCATTCGTTGGTAAAGATATAAACAGAATCGTAATCAGAAATATGCAAACCAGATGGGGTAGCTGTAACTCTCGCAAAGGCTATATAAACCTGAATCTAAATTTGATAGAAAAACCAATAGAATTGATCGAATATGTAGTGCTTCATGAGCTCACACATCTAATATATCCGCACCATAAAAAGAGTTTTTATGATTTTATCGCTTCAATCATGCCAAATTTTAGAGATCTTGAAAAAGCCTTAAACAATAAAAATTTATAA